The following is a genomic window from Dama dama isolate Ldn47 chromosome 4, ASM3311817v1, whole genome shotgun sequence.
CATGGACTCCCGATGTCCACATCAAGGAGCCCCTGGAGTCTGGCTCCAGCAGCCGCCTCAAATGCTCCCTGCCTGAGACCTGTGACTGGGCCACGCctcccaccatctcctggacCGGGGATGCCCTCAGACCCCCAGGACTGGACTCCAAGGAGGCCTATAACTCCCCGGAGATCCTGCTCACCCCCCGCCCACAGGATCACGGCACGAGCCTCACCTGTCGGGTGACCTTCCGCAGGGCTTCTGTGAGCGCAGAGAGGACTGTCACGCTCAACGTGTCCTGTGAGCACTGGGCCAGGCCCGCGGGGTGCCTGCGGGGCTGGGAATGGGCGCTGGTGACCCcaggccaggggctgagggggcCCTGTTCCACTTTGCTTCCGGTTCTGTGCCTCCGGGAAGTGTGGGGGGCCCTGGGAAGGGAGCCGGGGCAGGGGCAGCTCTGACTCCCTTCCTCACCGCGGCGTCTCTGCCCCCCAGATCCCCCCCAGAAGCTGACCATCAGCGTCTCCGGAGGAATTGGCACAGGTAGGAAGGGAGGGCCGTGGAGCATGGCAGGGATCGCAGAGATGGGAGAGCTCCCGTTCATTCCGGATACACACAGATGAACCTCAGAAACATCACCTTAATGGGAAGAAGCCGGATGTTTACACGCCACGTCCGGGAGAcataaatctatagagacagtcGTGGTTGCTTAGGGCTGGGATAATGGAAGGACTGGGGGAGATGGCTGAGGGGTGCGGAGTGTTTCAGAGGGGGtcgtgaaaatgttctaaaattgactgtagTGATGGTTATCGTGTGACTTTCAAGTGGTATGTAAATGGAGTTATATGgtttgtgaattatatctcaataaagctacttCATGTACGCGctgcaatacatgaaccatgaacttccagatgttcaagctggttttagaaaaggcagaggaaccagagatcaaattgccaacatccgctggatcatcgaaaaaccaagagagttccagaaaaacatctatttttgctttattgactatgccaaagcctttggctgtgtgagtcacaataaactgtggaaaattctgaaagagatgggaataccagaccacctgacctgcctcttgagaaatctgtaggcaggtcaggaagcaacagttagaactggacatggaacaacagactggttccaaactgggaaaggagtacgtcaaggctgtatattgtcacactgcttatttaacttaaacacagactacatcataagaaacgctgggctggaagaagcacaagctggaatcaagattgccgggagaaatatcaataatctcagatatgcagatgacaccacccttatggcagaaagtgaagaagaactaaagagcctcttgatgaaagaggagagtgaaaaagttggcttaaagctcaacattcaaaaaatgaagatcatggcatctggtcccatcacttcatggcaaatagatggagaaacagtggaaacagtgacagactttatttttttgggctccaaaatcactgcagatggtgattgcagccatgaaattaaaagacacttactccttggaagaaaagttatgaccaacctagatagcatattaaaaagcagagacattactttgccaacaaaggtctgtctggtcagggctatggtttttccagtggtcatgtatggatgtgagagttggactgtgaagaaagctgagcaccgaaaaattgatgcttttgaactgtggtgttggagaagactcttgagagtcccttgaactgcaaggagatccaaccagtccatcccaaagatcagtcctgggtgttcattggaaggactcatgctgaagctgaaactccaatactttggccacctcatgcgaagagttgactcattggaaaagaccctgatgctgggagggattgggggcaggaggagaaggggacgacagaggatgagatggctgcacggtatcaccgactcgatggacatgagtttgggtagactctgggagctggtgatggacagggaggcctggcgtggggggtcgcaaagagtcagacatgactgagcgactcaactgaactgaaagctgctTAAAAAGCTACTTGTGGGATCTCTtcgcaacttgaaaaaaataaataggatagagaaatagaaaacaggGCTTCAGAGTCTGGGCTcagctctctctctgtctccttcggtctgtctgtctccctctctctgagtgtgcctctgtttctctctctccagaGCTGGAACACCTGCGGAATGGCTCATCTCTTCCTGTTGTGGAGGGAGACTCTCTGCGCCTGGTCTGTGACACCGACAGCAACCCCCCGGCCTCACTGAGCTGGTCCCGGGGGAGCCGGACCCTGAGCCCCTCACATCCCTCGAGCCCTGGGGTCCTGTCCCTGCGACGAGTGGAGTCGGGCCACGACGGCGAGCTCACCTGCCGAGCTCAGCACCCTCAGGGCTCCTTGTGGGTCTCCCTGCATCTCTCTGTGCAGagtgagctgggggtggggtgggaccgGACAGGACACGCGGGCGCAGGGAGGGGACAGACACCACTGACTCTGCTCCCTCTCCGCAGCCCGCCCGCAGCTGCTGGGCCCCTCCTGCTCCCAGGAGGACGAGGGTCTGCGCTGTAGCTGCTCCTCCCGAGCCCGGCCGGCCCCCTCCCTGCACTGGCGGATCGGGGAGGGGCTGCTGGTGGGGGAGCTCAGCAACGCCTCCTTTGAGGTCAGCTCCAACTCCGCCGGGCCCTGGGCCAACAGTTCCCTGAGCCTCCGAAAGGGGCTCAGCTCCGGCCTCAGCCTCAGCTGCGAGGCCCTGAACGTCCACGGGGCCCGGAGCGGGTCTGTCCTGCTGCTGCCAGGTCAGGGGTCTGTTGTGGGGGGAGAGGTTTAGAGGGGACGGGAGTCATCCTAGAGAAGATGATGTTTGGCGGGGAGAGGGGCCTGGGTGGGAGGGTTGAGAGGCAGGGGTTGGGGCAGAGAACTGTCCTTCGGCTGGCTGGGGGCTGAAGGGCAGGAGAGCTCAAACTCTATGGGAGGAGGGGGCACGTGAGTCCTGGGGCTTGGACGGGAGTCACCCTCAATCTTGCTCATctgcagggaagcccaggcttggAGGAGAATTTGTTCTGGGGGCCATCGGGGGAGCTGGCGCCGCTGGCCTGCTCAGTCTCTGTTCCTGCCTCATCTGCTTCACGTGAGTGTCGTCTCTTGGGGGATGGCGAGtgcagggtggggaaggggacgGAGCCTTGGAATCCCTGGAGGAGCCCCTCTGGAGGAATCTTCACAGTATGGAGCTTTGGAGAAGCGGGTCATGGGGCAGGGAATCAGAGCAGGGTCTGTCCCCACCGTGCACCCCAGCCATCGGCGAAGGACGCCTGTTGTCACTATGAAGGTCCTGAGACGAGGTGCGTGCCCTGCCTCTTGGCCTTGGTCTGCCCTTCCAGCCTGTCCCTCTCTTAAGTTTTCCTATCTTTTGGCTGCTCCAcgaagcacgtgggatcttagttccccgaccaggaatcgagCCAGCAGTGGAAGTGCcgagtctcaaccactggccactggcctgccaggggaAGTCCCAGCCCCTTCTAGCCTcaagtggggatggggagggggttggAATGGGGGCAATGGCCGCCCTGCAAGCTCTGAGCCAGCTGGGCTGCTGAGAGGTCCTGGCTTCCCCTCTCAGACTGAAGACCTGCAGGAAGGCAGCCCGTGAGAAGGATGAACCCTGCACACTGGGTCCCACCTCCCAGGTGAGTGGTGAGGTCCCTCAGGGTCCCAGCTGGCTGACTCCCCACCTGGCTGACTGCCGTGGCCGCAGTCCTCGTGATAACTCAGATGCTCATCACGACCCACACAGGCTTTTCCTCTTGGGTCCCATCAGcatggtgcttcccaggtggctcagctggtaaacaattcacctgccaatgcaggacacatgggttctatccctgggttgggaagatcccctggaggaggaaatggcaacccactctagtattcttgcctggggaaagtaccttggacagaggagcctggtaggacacagtccacggggtcgcaaagagtcagacacggcttggCAACTAAAACAACCCATCAACACAGCCACTCAGCCCAACGACCTGGGAG
Proteins encoded in this region:
- the SIGLEC11 gene encoding sialic acid-binding Ig-like lectin 11 isoform X5, translating into MKGEVRRDVFQTSAALSFLFRSFVNGHIPLPVGASFTDRQAGPETGWPWELLAPRTWRGCCCCCCCPCCGRVSYPRLDWTDSTRVYGAWFRKEDRLQEDVLMATDNSTRGGKKKRNIPLHLLGDPRANNCSLGIVDARKRDSGNYYFQLGREAAEHSYKNNQLTVNVVALTWTPDVHIKEPLESGSSSRLKCSLPETCDWATPPTISWTGDALRPPGLDSKEAYNSPEILLTPRPQDHGTSLTCRVTFRRASVSAERTVTLNVSYPPQKLTISVSGGIGTELEHLRNGSSLPVVEGDSLRLVCDTDSNPPASLSWSRGSRTLSPSHPSSPGVLSLRRVESGHDGELTCRAQHPQGSLWVSLHLSVQTRPQLLGPSCSQEDEGLRCSCSSRARPAPSLHWRIGEGLLVGELSNASFEVSSNSAGPWANSSLSLRKGLSSGLSLSCEALNVHGARSGSVLLLPGKPRLGGEFVLGAIGGAGAAGLLSLCSCLICFTLKTCRKAAREKDEPCTLGPTSQDECPPGSPLAYLPPAAAAPLSGEEQELHYTSLSFLELRPWEPRDQATTSTTEYAEIKILK
- the SIGLEC11 gene encoding sialic acid-binding Ig-like lectin 11 isoform X1, encoding MKGEVRRDVFQTSAALSFLFRSFVNGHIPLPVGASFTDRQAGPETGWPWELLAPRTWRGCCCCCCCPCCGRVSYPRLDWTDSTRVYGAWFRKEDRLQEDVLMATDNSTRGGKKKRNIPLHLLGDPRANNCSLGIVDARKRDSGNYYFQLGREAAEHSYKNNQLTVNVVALTWTPDVHIKEPLESGSSSRLKCSLPETCDWATPPTISWTGDALRPPGLDSKEAYNSPEILLTPRPQDHGTSLTCRVTFRRASVSAERTVTLNVSYPPQKLTISVSGGIGTELEHLRNGSSLPVVEGDSLRLVCDTDSNPPASLSWSRGSRTLSPSHPSSPGVLSLRRVESGHDGELTCRAQHPQGSLWVSLHLSVQTRPQLLGPSCSQEDEGLRCSCSSRARPAPSLHWRIGEGLLVGELSNASFEVSSNSAGPWANSSLSLRKGLSSGLSLSCEALNVHGARSGSVLLLPGKPRLGGEFVLGAIGGAGAAGLLSLCSCLICFTLKTCRKAAREKDEPCTLGPTSQTHFPPTSYLASPKTGCCKDLPKTTTMYYLQNQVQGPPRYQQDECPPGSPLAYLPPAAAAPLSGEEQELHYTSLSFLELRPWEPRDQATTSTTEYAEIKILK
- the SIGLEC11 gene encoding sialic acid-binding Ig-like lectin 11 isoform X3 → MALGTPGPSDMERLLLLLLLPLLWAGPLQKESPYQLQVQGSVTVQEGLCIFVPCKVSYPRLDWTDSTRVYGAWFRKEDRLQEDVLMATDNSTRGGKKKRNIPLHLLGDPRANNCSLGIVDARKRDSGNYYFQLGREAAEHSYKNNQLTVNVVALTWTPDVHIKEPLESGSSSRLKCSLPETCDWATPPTISWTGDALRPPGLDSKEAYNSPEILLTPRPQDHGTSLTCRVTFRRASVSAERTVTLNVSYPPQKLTISVSGGIGTELEHLRNGSSLPVVEGDSLRLVCDTDSNPPASLSWSRGSRTLSPSHPSSPGVLSLRRVESGHDGELTCRAQHPQGSLWVSLHLSVQTRPQLLGPSCSQEDEGLRCSCSSRARPAPSLHWRIGEGLLVGELSNASFEVSSNSAGPWANSSLSLRKGLSSGLSLSCEALNVHGARSGSVLLLPGKPRLGGEFVLGAIGGAGAAGLLSLCSCLICFTLKTCRKAAREKDEPCTLGPTSQTHFPPTSYLASPKTGCCKDLPKTTTMYYLQNQVQGPPRYQQDECPPGSPLAYLPPAAAAPLSGEEQELHYTSLSFLELRPWEPRDQATTSTTEYAEIKILK
- the SIGLEC11 gene encoding sialic acid-binding Ig-like lectin 11 isoform X2, translating into MKGEVRRDVFQTSAALSFLFRSFVNGHIPLPVGASFTDRQAGPETGWPWELLAPRTWRGCCCCCCCPCCGRVSYPRLDWTDSTRVYGAWFRKEDRLQEDVLMATDNSTRGGKKKRNIPLHLLGDPRANNCSLGIVDARKRDSGNYYFQLGREAAEHSYKNNQLTVNVVALTWTPDVHIKEPLESGSSSRLKCSLPETCDWATPPTISWTGDALRPPGLDSKEAYNSPEILLTPRPQDHGTSLTCRVTFRRASVSAERTVTLNVSYPPQKLTISVSGGIGTELEHLRNGSSLPVVEGDSLRLVCDTDSNPPASLSWSRGSRTLSPSHPSSPGVLSLRRVESGHDGELTCRAQHPQGSLWVSLHLSVQTRPQLLGPSCSQEDEGLRCSCSSRARPAPSLHWRIGEGLLVGELSNASFEVSSNSAGPWANSSLSLRKGLSSGLSLSCEALNVHGARSGSVLLLPGKPRLGGEFVLGAIGGAGAAGLLSLCSCLICFTLKTCRKAAREKDEPCTLGPTSQTHFPPTSYLASPKTGCCKDLPKTTTMYYLQNQVQGPPRYQQVDSLSSEPAGKFIDTAPIYLHLTSEDNSVSQVDCCEESRRLATDYQVPGINTLKH
- the SIGLEC11 gene encoding sialic acid-binding Ig-like lectin 11 isoform X6 yields the protein MKGEVRRDVFQTSAALSFLFRSFVNGHIPLPVGASFTDRQAGPETGWPWELLAPRTWRGCCCCCCCPCCGRVSYPRLDWTDSTRVYGAWFRKEDRLQEDVLMATDNSTRGGKKKRNIPLHLLGDPRANNCSLGIVDARKRDSGNYYFQLGREAAEHSYKNNQLTVNVVALTWTPDVHIKEPLESGSSSRLKCSLPETCDWATPPTISWTGDALRPPGLDSKEAYNSPEILLTPRPQDHGTSLTCRVTFRRASVSAERTVTLNVSYPPQKLTISVSGGIGTELEHLRNGSSLPVVEGDSLRLVCDTDSNPPASLSWSRGSRTLSPSHPSSPGVLSLRRVESGHDGELTCRAQHPQGSLWVSLHLSVQTRPQLLGPSCSQEDEGLRCSCSSRARPAPSLHWRIGEGLLVGELSNASFEVSSNSAGPWANSSLSLRKGLSSGLSLSCEALNVHGARSGSVLLLPGKPRLGGEFVLGAIGGAGAAGLLSLCSCLICFTLKTCRKAAREKDEPCTLGPTSQDAARISPKQLLCTTYKIKFRGPQDTSRWILYRPSQQGSLSTQPLFIST
- the SIGLEC11 gene encoding sialic acid-binding Ig-like lectin 11 isoform X4 — translated: MKGEVRRDVFQTSAALSFLFRSFVNGHIPLPVGASFTDRQAGPETGWPWELLAPRTWRGCCCCCCCPCCGRVSYPRLDWTDSTRVYGAWFRKEDRLQEDVLMATDNSTRGGKKKRNIPLHLLGDPRANNCSLGIVDARKRDSGNYYFQLGREAAEHSYKNNQLTVNVVALTWTPDVHIKEPLESGSSSRLKCSLPETCDWATPPTISWTGDALRPPGLDSKEAYNSPEILLTPRPQDHGTSLTCRVTFRRASVSAERTVTLNVSYPPQKLTISVSGGIGTELEHLRNGSSLPVVEGDSLRLVCDTDSNPPASLSWSRGSRTLSPSHPSSPGVLSLRRVESGHDGELTCRAQHPQGSLWVSLHLSVQTRPQLLGPSCSQEDEGLRCSCSSRARPAPSLHWRIGEGLLVGELSNASFEVSSNSAGPWANSSLSLRKGLSSGLSLSCEALNVHGARSGSVLLLPGKPRLGGEFVLGAIGGAGAAGLLSLCSCLICFTLKTCRKAAREKDEPCTLGPTSQDAARISPKQLLCTTYKIKFRGPQDTSRMSVLQAAPWPTCPQRRPPPSQGRNRSFITPPSVSSS